Below is a genomic region from Ancylomarina subtilis.
GGTCTGTTCTTAACCCACTTTGGAGGACGACGACCAGCATAACTAATACTCGAAAAAACAAGTATGATTAGAGATAGACAAAAGAATTGGCGTAAAATTTTAATCATTATTTTGTGTTTGGATGAAATTTAAAGGTAAAAATTCCTAGCAAGAAACATGCCACTGACTGAACGATTATTCATCTTTATGTAATATTTTTTCAATATTTCGTAAAATCAGGTTAGACTCAAACCCTCTTGATTGAGCAAATCGATAAAGCTTTGCTTTTAGTTTATAAGGATCCTCTTCACGCGTACTTCTCATTTTTGAACTTAGAATATCCTCCAGGTTTTCTTCATAAATTTCCTCAGAAATACTATCAAAAGCCTCCATAATCGTGGACTCAGGTATTTGCTTTTGCTTCAAATGATGCGAAATTTTAATGCGTCCCCACTTATTAAACTTGTATTTATCCCGAACATAAAAACCCGTATATCGATTTTCATCAATAAACTTATCATCTATCAAAGACTGAATGATTTTATCCTGATCATCGTAAGACAAATTCCAATTCTCAAGTTTTTTCCTAATATCCGAACAGCACTTTTCTTGTCGGCTACAAATAAATTGCATCTTAGAAAGGGCTGAAGAATAACTAATTTCTTTCGTTTTTTTATCTTCTGAATACGTCATAGGATATTAAATGAAATTTTAAGGTATAGACAATTACCATTCTGCTGAAGTCATTCGATCTCTACCATTTAGATCTTTCCTTAGTTGAACAAATGTGAAACCCATAGATTTTTGAAGTTCGACCATTTCCTGGCCCAAAGCTTCGTTAATTTCGAAATAAAGTTTACCGCCCTTTTTCAGATGATTTATAGCAAATTCGGCAATTCGCCTGTAAAAAATAAGTGGATCATTATCAGTGACAAAAAGGGCTGAATGAGGTTCGTGAGCCAGAACATTGTCCTGCATCAACTCCTTTTCTGATTCCTTCACATAAGGTGGATTACTCACAATAATATCAAAATCATTATCCCATCTGTAATTTTCCCATTTTAAAAAATCACGGTGATAAAAATCAATTTCAACATCATTCAAAATAGCATTCTCTTTAGCCTTTTCAATTGCTCCTGTTGATACATCAACCGTACTCACACGAGCATTGTTTATATTATGTGCCAAAACAATAGGAATACAACCACTACCCGTTCCAATATCCAAAATTTTTGGAGCTTCAACCTGATTTTCAAGGATAATGGCATGTACCAGTTCTTCAGTTTCCTGTCTGGGAATTAAAGTCTGTTTATTCACCTTAAATTTAAGATCATAGAATTCTGTTTCACCAATTATATACTGAATTGGAACGGATTGTTTCAACTCATTTAAGGCCTTTGAGATTTGATCAAAAATATTTTGTTCAATTTTTTCATTCTTATTTAATTGAATCTCAATTTTTGAGTAATTTAGTAAGTGTTCTAGAAGAAGGTAACTTATATTTTCAATTTCTCTTTGAGGATAAATCGATTTAAGTTCCTCTTTAAAAAGACTTTGAATACTTTTAATATTATGTGCGGAATTCATATGATTCAGATTTTAAACAAATATACAAATCTTCTGTCTATGCGTTTCACGATTTACCTTAGCATAAATTAAACTTATGGTTTTCAATTGGAATGAAATTTGGCTGTATCTCTTTGGAGCATTAGGCATAATCTACATGCTAACAATCATCTTTACGGTTATTGTTGTCATACTTGAAAACCGTAGCCCACAAAAAACAATCTCCTGGATTCTCGTCCTTATTCTCTTACCCGTTATCGGTTTGGTGTGCTATTTAGTATTCGGCCAGAGCTATCGCAAACAAAAAATGTTTAGTCTAAAAGAACTGGG
It encodes:
- the prmC gene encoding peptide chain release factor N(5)-glutamine methyltransferase, translating into MNSAHNIKSIQSLFKEELKSIYPQREIENISYLLLEHLLNYSKIEIQLNKNEKIEQNIFDQISKALNELKQSVPIQYIIGETEFYDLKFKVNKQTLIPRQETEELVHAIILENQVEAPKILDIGTGSGCIPIVLAHNINNARVSTVDVSTGAIEKAKENAILNDVEIDFYHRDFLKWENYRWDNDFDIIVSNPPYVKESEKELMQDNVLAHEPHSALFVTDNDPLIFYRRIAEFAINHLKKGGKLYFEINEALGQEMVELQKSMGFTFVQLRKDLNGRDRMTSAEW
- a CDS encoding regulatory protein RecX, yielding MTYSEDKKTKEISYSSALSKMQFICSRQEKCCSDIRKKLENWNLSYDDQDKIIQSLIDDKFIDENRYTGFYVRDKYKFNKWGRIKISHHLKQKQIPESTIMEAFDSISEEIYEENLEDILSSKMRSTREEDPYKLKAKLYRFAQSRGFESNLILRNIEKILHKDE